In Phyllopteryx taeniolatus isolate TA_2022b chromosome 6, UOR_Ptae_1.2, whole genome shotgun sequence, one genomic interval encodes:
- the LOC133479794 gene encoding trophoblast glycoprotein-like, with protein sequence MCISAAWVLLGLLFCAQSQCSECPSGCECFAVTRTVKCVSKDLLMVPQIIPGYAKTVIITGNTIHKIGPDSFTELENVSNVILSNNGMTEMASHSFSALINLCFLDLSGNQLSIIHPEALSIAGSPLQELNLSRSLYNFTALTDLTTALRWGDLRGLLRLDLSGNHLARLPPGMFSHLLSLQQLFLRNNSMVAVYSGTFSGMNNLEVLDLTHNAFRTFGADDLIELEKLGNIRILLGNNPYSCSCDIQSFVAWLNDSRVQVDVDSVRCASPKRVINTRLRGLRLRAIGCIGPNPPEITDLSLQTSYVFLGLVLGFVGMVFLFVLYLNRKGMKRWIMEMRDACHDVMEGYHYRYEIDSDPRLGHISAPNGIGRARQHLGVSLSQQPPNDTCLVTAESQVKPLKCSSEARNVL encoded by the exons ATGTGTATTTCTGCAGCCTGGGTGCTTTTGGGATTACTTTTTTGTGCCCAGTCCCAGTGCTCGGAGTGTCCCAGTGGCTGCGAGTGTTTTGCTGTCACACGCACAGTGAAATGCGTCTCTAAGGATCTCCTGATGGTGCCGCAAATTATTCCAGGATACGCAAAGACTGTCATCATCACGGGGAATACTATTCACAAGATTGGACCTGATTCTTTTACAGAGCTGGAGAATGTTTCCAATGTGATTTTAAGCAATAATGG GATGACAGAGATGGCATCCCACAGCTTCTCCGCACTCATCAACCTGTGCTTCCTGGACCTCAGTGGCAACCAGCTGTCAATCATCCATCCAGAAGCTCTAAGCATCGCCGGCAGTCCTCTGCAGGAGCTCAACCTGAGCCGCTCGCTCTACAACTTCACCGCCCTGACAGACCTCACCACGGCTCTGCGCTGGGGGGACCTCCGGGGGCTCCTCCGTCTGGACCTCTCCGGGAATCACCTCGCTCGGCTTCCCCCGGGGATGTTCTCCCACCTGCTCAGTCTGCAGCAGCTCTTCCTTAGGAACAACTCTATGGTGGCAGTCTACAGCGGAACCTTCTCCGGCATGAACAACTTGGAGGTGCTCGACTTGACGCACAATGCCTTCAGGACATTCGGGGCTGATGATCTCATAGAGCTGGAGAAGCTCGGGAACATCCGAATCCTTCTGGGTAACAATCCGTACTCCTGCTCCTGTGACATCCAGAGTTTTGTGGCTTGGTTGAATGATTCGCGAGTTCAGGTAGATGTGGATTCTGTGAGGTGCGCCTCGCCAAAGCGGGTAATCAACACCCGGCTCCGAGGGCTTAGGTTGAGGGCCATCGGATGCATTGGTCCCAACCCACCAGAGATTACTGACCTTAGCTTACAGACGTCCTATGTCTTCCTCGGGCTCGTGCTGGGCTTTGTGGGCATGGTCTTCCTCTTCGTGCTCTACCTGAATCGCAAAGGCATGAAGAGGTGGATTATGGAAATGAGAGACGCGTGCCATGACGTCATGGAGGGGTATCACTATCGATACGAGATTGACTCAGACCCTCGCTTGGGGCACATCTCGGCTCCAAACGGCATCGGCAGGGCACGTCAGCATTTGGGAGTATCTCTGTCGCAGCAACCACCAAATGACACTTGTCTCGTTACTGCAGAATCACAGGTCAAACCTCTCAAATGTTCTTCTGAAGCTAGAAATGTCTTGTAG
- the kdf1a gene encoding keratinocyte differentiation factor 1 isoform X5: protein MPGYSTGAPQASRHHKHHSPRADKYTQAPTIFRENKTSHDSYKDAYKQHHHNDRSRYSETKHGRKAPPRSGAGRGSETIGFIPGSADNTPTNRHACGSCASVGWSGCKALICCVLTCGFYGSREPCLPVNESSTDNPPKASIESHPPNGMAVTKSPGGGISFEPNKSTKSVKLLPTSDSFRYPDVRIAGQSVRYPVMASKRTRTSGRGESQRPISNTSLLSREDYDLDDRSDTGTDIDSLITKKLLELYALHQIDQLAKCTSDSSFSRKTNEISELIYSIAQDYNLEEQEAECKLVHGVIRISTRKGKRNKRHHSAGQRPNGRSDGTLPDSGNETMTNTFMSSDFPEVKVSEQTPSDELARKMRQYSGRSEFCKAVL from the exons ATGCCTGGCTACAGCACTGGGGCCCCGCAGGCATCCCGCCACCACAAACATCACAGCCCCAGAGCAGACAAGTACACTCAGGCCCCAACTATATTCAGGGAGAACAAAACCAGCCACGACTCCTATAAGGATGCCTACAAACAGCATCATCACAACGACCGCTCCCGCTACTCTGAGACCAAACATGGTCGCAAAGCACCCCCGCGCAGCGGCGCCGGACGGGGCTCAGAGACTATTGGCTTCATTCCTGGCTCGGCAGACAACACGCCCACCAACAGACATGCCTGTGGCTCCTGTGCCTCCGTGGGGTGGAGCGGCTGTAAGGCCCTTATCTGCTGTGTATTGACCTGTGGATTTTACGGCAGCCGAGAGCCTTGCCTGCCCGTTAACGAGAGCTCCACAGACAATCCCCCTAAAGCAAGTATTGAATCCCACCCTCCTAATGGCATGGCTGTGACCAAATCACCCGGTGGCGGCATCTCTTTTGAGCCCAACAAGTCCACTAAATCTGTTAAATTGTTGCCCACAAGCGACAGCTTCCGCTACCCGGACGTGCGCATCGCTGGTCAGTCGGTAAGGTATCCGGTAATGGCCTCCAAGAGGACCCGAACCTCGGGCCGGGGGGAAAGCCAGCGGCCAATCAGCAACACCAGCCTGTTATCCCGTGAGGACTACGACTTGGATGACCGGAGCGACACAGGCACAGATATTGACTCGCTCATCACCAAGAAGCTGCTGGAGCTATACGCCCTGCATCAGATCGACCAGCTGGCCAAGTGCACTTCTGACTCGTCGTTCTCCCGCAAAACCAATGAGATCAGCGAGCTCATATACAGCATCGCTCAGGACTACAACCTGGAGGAGCAGGAGGCAGAGTGCAAGCTGGTGCACGGCGTCATTCGCATCAGCACCCGCAAGGGCAAGAGGAACAAGAGGCATCATTCTGCGGGACAGCGTCCTAATGGGCGCAGCGACGGCACTCTGCCGGACAGCGGCAACGAGACCATGACCAACACCTTCATGAGCAGTGACT TTCCAGAAGTGAAAGTGTCGGAGCAGACGCCGTCAGATGAGCTGGCGAGGAAGATGAGACAATACAGCGGGAGAAGTGAGTTCTGCAAAGCAGTCCTTTAA
- the kdf1a gene encoding keratinocyte differentiation factor 1 isoform X4, translated as MPGYSTGAPQASRHHKHHSPRADKYTQAPTIFRENKTSHDSYKDAYKQHHHNDRSRYSETKHGRKAPPRSGAGRGSETIGFIPGSADNTPTNRHACGSCASVGWSGCKALICCVLTCGFYGSREPCLPVNESSTDNPPKASIESHPPNGMAVTKSPGGGISFEPNKSTKSVKLLPTSDSFRYPDVRIAGQSVRYPVMASKRTRTSGRGESQRPISNTSLLSREDYDLDDRSDTGTDIDSLITKKLLELYALHQIDQLAKCTSDSSFSRKTNEISELIYSIAQDYNLEEQEAECKLVHGVIRISTRKGKRNKRHHSAGQRPNGRSDGTLPDSGNETMTNTFMSSDFPEVKVSEQTPSDELARKMRQYSGRTLVSCFSSKGGCYMLQLPP; from the exons ATGCCTGGCTACAGCACTGGGGCCCCGCAGGCATCCCGCCACCACAAACATCACAGCCCCAGAGCAGACAAGTACACTCAGGCCCCAACTATATTCAGGGAGAACAAAACCAGCCACGACTCCTATAAGGATGCCTACAAACAGCATCATCACAACGACCGCTCCCGCTACTCTGAGACCAAACATGGTCGCAAAGCACCCCCGCGCAGCGGCGCCGGACGGGGCTCAGAGACTATTGGCTTCATTCCTGGCTCGGCAGACAACACGCCCACCAACAGACATGCCTGTGGCTCCTGTGCCTCCGTGGGGTGGAGCGGCTGTAAGGCCCTTATCTGCTGTGTATTGACCTGTGGATTTTACGGCAGCCGAGAGCCTTGCCTGCCCGTTAACGAGAGCTCCACAGACAATCCCCCTAAAGCAAGTATTGAATCCCACCCTCCTAATGGCATGGCTGTGACCAAATCACCCGGTGGCGGCATCTCTTTTGAGCCCAACAAGTCCACTAAATCTGTTAAATTGTTGCCCACAAGCGACAGCTTCCGCTACCCGGACGTGCGCATCGCTGGTCAGTCGGTAAGGTATCCGGTAATGGCCTCCAAGAGGACCCGAACCTCGGGCCGGGGGGAAAGCCAGCGGCCAATCAGCAACACCAGCCTGTTATCCCGTGAGGACTACGACTTGGATGACCGGAGCGACACAGGCACAGATATTGACTCGCTCATCACCAAGAAGCTGCTGGAGCTATACGCCCTGCATCAGATCGACCAGCTGGCCAAGTGCACTTCTGACTCGTCGTTCTCCCGCAAAACCAATGAGATCAGCGAGCTCATATACAGCATCGCTCAGGACTACAACCTGGAGGAGCAGGAGGCAGAGTGCAAGCTGGTGCACGGCGTCATTCGCATCAGCACCCGCAAGGGCAAGAGGAACAAGAGGCATCATTCTGCGGGACAGCGTCCTAATGGGCGCAGCGACGGCACTCTGCCGGACAGCGGCAACGAGACCATGACCAACACCTTCATGAGCAGTGACT TTCCAGAAGTGAAAGTGTCGGAGCAGACGCCGTCAGATGAGCTGGCGAGGAAGATGAGACAATACAGCGGGAGAA
- the kdf1a gene encoding keratinocyte differentiation factor 1 isoform X3, with product MPGYSTGAPQASRHHKHHSPRADKYTQAPTIFRENKTSHDSYKDAYKQHHHNDRSRYSETKHGRKAPPRSGAGRGSETIGFIPGSADNTPTNRHACGSCASVGWSGCKALICCVLTCGFYGSREPCLPVNESSTDNPPKASIESHPPNGMAVTKSPGGGISFEPNKSTKSVKLLPTSDSFRYPDVRIAGQSVRYPVMASKRTRTSGRGESQRPISNTSLLSREDYDLDDRSDTGTDIDSLITKKLLELYALHQIDQLAKCTSDSSFSRKTNEISELIYSIAQDYNLEEQEAECKLVHGVIRISTRKGKRNKRHHSAGQRPNGRSDGTLPDSGNETMTNTFMSSDFPEVKVSEQTPSDELARKMRQYSGRTYSSSSATAFSPYLHDTEMDSSGAPLLAL from the exons ATGCCTGGCTACAGCACTGGGGCCCCGCAGGCATCCCGCCACCACAAACATCACAGCCCCAGAGCAGACAAGTACACTCAGGCCCCAACTATATTCAGGGAGAACAAAACCAGCCACGACTCCTATAAGGATGCCTACAAACAGCATCATCACAACGACCGCTCCCGCTACTCTGAGACCAAACATGGTCGCAAAGCACCCCCGCGCAGCGGCGCCGGACGGGGCTCAGAGACTATTGGCTTCATTCCTGGCTCGGCAGACAACACGCCCACCAACAGACATGCCTGTGGCTCCTGTGCCTCCGTGGGGTGGAGCGGCTGTAAGGCCCTTATCTGCTGTGTATTGACCTGTGGATTTTACGGCAGCCGAGAGCCTTGCCTGCCCGTTAACGAGAGCTCCACAGACAATCCCCCTAAAGCAAGTATTGAATCCCACCCTCCTAATGGCATGGCTGTGACCAAATCACCCGGTGGCGGCATCTCTTTTGAGCCCAACAAGTCCACTAAATCTGTTAAATTGTTGCCCACAAGCGACAGCTTCCGCTACCCGGACGTGCGCATCGCTGGTCAGTCGGTAAGGTATCCGGTAATGGCCTCCAAGAGGACCCGAACCTCGGGCCGGGGGGAAAGCCAGCGGCCAATCAGCAACACCAGCCTGTTATCCCGTGAGGACTACGACTTGGATGACCGGAGCGACACAGGCACAGATATTGACTCGCTCATCACCAAGAAGCTGCTGGAGCTATACGCCCTGCATCAGATCGACCAGCTGGCCAAGTGCACTTCTGACTCGTCGTTCTCCCGCAAAACCAATGAGATCAGCGAGCTCATATACAGCATCGCTCAGGACTACAACCTGGAGGAGCAGGAGGCAGAGTGCAAGCTGGTGCACGGCGTCATTCGCATCAGCACCCGCAAGGGCAAGAGGAACAAGAGGCATCATTCTGCGGGACAGCGTCCTAATGGGCGCAGCGACGGCACTCTGCCGGACAGCGGCAACGAGACCATGACCAACACCTTCATGAGCAGTGACT TTCCAGAAGTGAAAGTGTCGGAGCAGACGCCGTCAGATGAGCTGGCGAGGAAGATGAGACAATACAGCGGGAGAA